In Helianthus annuus cultivar XRQ/B chromosome 8, HanXRQr2.0-SUNRISE, whole genome shotgun sequence, a single genomic region encodes these proteins:
- the LOC110891539 gene encoding uncharacterized protein LOC110891539, translating into MSKIDRIFVNQKYVDRWSDSCFSALPRYLSDHSPIMLKSASLDYGPTPFRFYNSWLDVPDFDKVVKELEESFVFDGPPDIRLAYKLKHFKEGIKQWVKVNKKSEEVKFESCKSELSLLDEILEQRDLEEEEEWVRLECIKDLEELEWKKTKDLRQKSRDKWVSSGDDNTAFFHCLIKHKDLSNKIHGLEIGGRWCTIPNKVKKEVHRFFKERFKENWGVRPSLDGGGFKELSVFEQEALIAPFSHSEIKEAVWDCGSNKATGPDGFNIKFIKHFWNFLERDWKELVNYFHVKETLDQSFCSSFIALVPKVKGSTRLEDFRPINFVGVVVKIVSNCWLIE; encoded by the coding sequence ATGAGTAAAATTGACAGGATTTTTGTGAATCAAAAGTATGTGGACAGATGGTCTGATTCTTGCTTCTCGGCCCTTCCTAGGTACCTCTCCGATCACTCTCCCATAATGCTAAAGTCAGCCTCTCTTGATTACGGGCCGACACCCTTTCGGTTTTACAATTCTTGGCTTGATGTTCCGGATTTCGATAAAGTGGTAAAGGAGCTAGAAGAGTCTTTTGTTTTTGATGGGCCTCCTGATATAAGACTGGCATATAAGTTGAAGCACTTTAAAGAAGGTATAAAACAGTGGGTTAAGGTTAATAAAAAAAGTGAGGAAGTTAAATTTGAGTCCTGTAAATCTGAATTATCTCTCCTGGATGAGATTTTGGAGCAAAGGGACTTAGAGGAAGAGGAGGAGTGGGTTAGACTGGAGTGCATAAAAGACCTGGAGGAATTAGAATGGAAAAAAACCAAAGATTTGCGTCAAAAGTCTAGGGATAAATGGGTCTCTTCGGGCGACGATAACACGGCCTTTTTCCATTGTCTCATAAAACACAAGGATCTCTCTAATAAGATTCACGGGTTAGAGATTGGTGGTAGGTGGTGTACCATCCCGAACAAGGTGAAGAAGGAGGTTCATCGATTCTTTAAGGAGAGATTTAAAGAGAACTGGGGTGTTCGTCCTAGTCTTGACGGGGGTGGGTTCAAGGAATTATCGGTTTTTGAGCAAGAGGCATTGATAGCTCCTTTCTCTCATTCCGAGATTAAAGAAGCGGTTTGGGATTGTGGGAGTAACAAAGCTACGGGGCCCGACGGTTTTAATATAAAATTTATCAAGCATTTCTGGAATTTTCTAGAAAGGGACTGGAAGGAATTGGTGAACTATTTTCATGTTAAAGAGACATTGGATCAGTCCTTTTGTTCTTCCTTCATAGCATTGGTCCCTAAGGTGAAAGGATCGACTAGACTGGAAGATTTTAGACCTATCAATTTCGTTGGAGTGGTGGTTAAAATTGTTTCAAATTGTTGGCTAATAGAATGA